One genomic region from Bubalus bubalis isolate 160015118507 breed Murrah chromosome 12, NDDB_SH_1, whole genome shotgun sequence encodes:
- the SEPTIN10 gene encoding septin-10 isoform X4, with amino-acid sequence MSGHVGFESLPDQLVNRSIQQGFCFNILCVGETGIGKSTLIDTLFNTNFEDHESSHFYPHVRLKAQTYELQESNVRLKLTIVNTVGFGDQVNKEESYQPIVDYIDAQFEAYLQEELKIKRSLFNYHDSRVHVCLYFISPTGHSLKTLDLLTMKSLDSKVNIIPVIAKADAISKTELQKFKIKLMSELVSNGVQIYQFPTDDETIAKINASMNGHLPFAVVGSMDEVKVGNKMVKARQYPWGVVQVENENHCDFVKLREMLICTNMEDLRDQTHTRHYELYRRRKLEEMGFMDVGPENQPLSLQETYEAKRHEFYGERQRKEEEMKQLFVQRVKEKEAILKEAERELQAKFEHLKRVHQEEKLRLEEKRRLLEEEIMAFSKKKATSEIYQNQTFMTPGSNLRKDKDRKKEPGYRLELLCFDVRACETVGGRKDAEEGREGPRAPGRP; translated from the exons ATGTCTGGCCATGTTGGTTTTGAGAGTCTGCCTGATCAGCTGGTCAACAGGTCGATCCAGCAAGGCTTCTGCTTTAATATTCTCTGTGTGG GGGAGACTGGAATTGGAAAATCAACGCTGATTGACACACTGTTTAATACTAATTTTGAAGACCATGAATCCTCACATTTTTACCCACATGTTAGACTTAAAGCACAGACGTATGAACTCCAGGAAAGTAACGTTCGATTGAAACTAACCATCGTGAATACAGTGGGATTTGGTGACCAAGTAAACAAAGAAGAGAG cTACCAACCAATAGTTGACTACATAGATGCTCAGTTTGAAGCTTACCTCCAAGAAGAGCTGAAGATCAAGCGCTCTCTCTTTAACTACCATGACTCCCGTGTCCACGTGTGCCTCTACTTCATCTCCCCGACAGGCCACTCCCTGAAGACACTGGATCTCTTGACCATGAAGAGCCTGGACAGCAAG gTGAACATTATACCAGTGATTGCCAAAGCAGATGCAATTTCTAAAACTGAATTACAGAAGTTTAAGATCAAGCTCATGAGTGAACTGGTCAGCAATGGTGTTCAGATATACCAATTCCCAACAGATGATGAAACTATTGCTAAGATCAATGCTTCAATGAAT GGACACCTGCCTTTTGCTGTGGTGGGAAGTATGGATGAAGTGAAAGTTGGAAATAAGATGGTCAAAGCTCGCCAGTATCCCTGGGGTGTCGTACAAG TGGAGAATGAAAACCACTGCGACTTTGTCAAGCTCCGGGAGATGCTCATTTGTACAAACATGGAGGATCTTCGAGACCAGACCCACACGAGGCATTATGAGCTGTACCGGCGCCGCAAGCTGGAGGAGATGGGCTTCATGGACGTGGGCCCAGAGAACCAGCCACTCAG TCTTCAGGAGACCTACGAAGccaagagacatgagttctatgGTGAGCgccagaggaaggaagaagagatgaaGCAGCTATTTGTGCAGCGCGTGAAGGAGAAAGAAGCCATCCTGAAAGAAGCTGAGAGAGAG CTCCAGGCCAAGTTTGAGCACCTTAAAAGAGTCCACCAAGAGGAGAAGCTGAGgctggaagagaagagaagacttCTGGAAGAAGAAATCATGGCTTTCTCCAAGAAGAAAGCTACTTCTGAGATATACCAGAACCAGACCTTTATGACCCCAGGCAGCAACCTGAGGAAGGACAAGGACCGCAAGAA ggaACCAGGCTATCGATTGGAACTCCTGTGCTTTGATGTCAGAGCTTGTGAAACGGTTGGTGGACGTAAAGATGCAGAGGAAGGTAGAGAGGGACCCCGTGCGCCAGGGCGGCCTTGA
- the SEPTIN10 gene encoding septin-10 isoform X2 — protein sequence MASEVARHLLFQSHITTKTAHTSSQVSDHEQKQKDSPRSLTMSGHVGFESLPDQLVNRSIQQGFCFNILCVGETGIGKSTLIDTLFNTNFEDHESSHFYPHVRLKAQTYELQESNVRLKLTIVNTVGFGDQVNKEESYQPIVDYIDAQFEAYLQEELKIKRSLFNYHDSRVHVCLYFISPTGHSLKTLDLLTMKSLDSKVNIIPVIAKADAISKTELQKFKIKLMSELVSNGVQIYQFPTDDETIAKINASMNGHLPFAVVGSMDEVKVGNKMVKARQYPWGVVQVENENHCDFVKLREMLICTNMEDLRDQTHTRHYELYRRRKLEEMGFMDVGPENQPLSLQETYEAKRHEFYGERQRKEEEMKQLFVQRVKEKEAILKEAERELQAKFEHLKRVHQEEKLRLEEKRRLLEEEIMAFSKKKATSEIYQNQTFMTPGSNLRKDKDRKKISNAQPLEGGSRRAAESSQAGSLASRARPVLQR from the exons ctctTTCAGTCTCACATTACAACAAAAACAGCTCATACGTCCTCACAAGTATCTGACCATGAACAGAAA CAAAAAGACAGCCCTCGCTCTTTAACCATGTCTGGCCATGTTGGTTTTGAGAGTCTGCCTGATCAGCTGGTCAACAGGTCGATCCAGCAAGGCTTCTGCTTTAATATTCTCTGTGTGG GGGAGACTGGAATTGGAAAATCAACGCTGATTGACACACTGTTTAATACTAATTTTGAAGACCATGAATCCTCACATTTTTACCCACATGTTAGACTTAAAGCACAGACGTATGAACTCCAGGAAAGTAACGTTCGATTGAAACTAACCATCGTGAATACAGTGGGATTTGGTGACCAAGTAAACAAAGAAGAGAG cTACCAACCAATAGTTGACTACATAGATGCTCAGTTTGAAGCTTACCTCCAAGAAGAGCTGAAGATCAAGCGCTCTCTCTTTAACTACCATGACTCCCGTGTCCACGTGTGCCTCTACTTCATCTCCCCGACAGGCCACTCCCTGAAGACACTGGATCTCTTGACCATGAAGAGCCTGGACAGCAAG gTGAACATTATACCAGTGATTGCCAAAGCAGATGCAATTTCTAAAACTGAATTACAGAAGTTTAAGATCAAGCTCATGAGTGAACTGGTCAGCAATGGTGTTCAGATATACCAATTCCCAACAGATGATGAAACTATTGCTAAGATCAATGCTTCAATGAAT GGACACCTGCCTTTTGCTGTGGTGGGAAGTATGGATGAAGTGAAAGTTGGAAATAAGATGGTCAAAGCTCGCCAGTATCCCTGGGGTGTCGTACAAG TGGAGAATGAAAACCACTGCGACTTTGTCAAGCTCCGGGAGATGCTCATTTGTACAAACATGGAGGATCTTCGAGACCAGACCCACACGAGGCATTATGAGCTGTACCGGCGCCGCAAGCTGGAGGAGATGGGCTTCATGGACGTGGGCCCAGAGAACCAGCCACTCAG TCTTCAGGAGACCTACGAAGccaagagacatgagttctatgGTGAGCgccagaggaaggaagaagagatgaaGCAGCTATTTGTGCAGCGCGTGAAGGAGAAAGAAGCCATCCTGAAAGAAGCTGAGAGAGAG CTCCAGGCCAAGTTTGAGCACCTTAAAAGAGTCCACCAAGAGGAGAAGCTGAGgctggaagagaagagaagacttCTGGAAGAAGAAATCATGGCTTTCTCCAAGAAGAAAGCTACTTCTGAGATATACCAGAACCAGACCTTTATGACCCCAGGCAGCAACCTGAGGAAGGACAAGGACCGCAAGAA GATCAGTAATGCCCAGCCTCTGGAAGGTGGGAGCAGGAGAGCCGCTGAGTCCTCGCAGGCAGGTAGCCTGGCCTCCCGAGCCCGGCCAGTGCTGCAGCGCTGA
- the SEPTIN10 gene encoding septin-10 isoform X1 yields the protein MASEVARHLLFQSHITTKTAHTSSQVSDHEQKQKDSPRSLTMSGHVGFESLPDQLVNRSIQQGFCFNILCVGETGIGKSTLIDTLFNTNFEDHESSHFYPHVRLKAQTYELQESNVRLKLTIVNTVGFGDQVNKEESYQPIVDYIDAQFEAYLQEELKIKRSLFNYHDSRVHVCLYFISPTGHSLKTLDLLTMKSLDSKVNIIPVIAKADAISKTELQKFKIKLMSELVSNGVQIYQFPTDDETIAKINASMNGHLPFAVVGSMDEVKVGNKMVKARQYPWGVVQVENENHCDFVKLREMLICTNMEDLRDQTHTRHYELYRRRKLEEMGFMDVGPENQPLSLQETYEAKRHEFYGERQRKEEEMKQLFVQRVKEKEAILKEAERELQAKFEHLKRVHQEEKLRLEEKRRLLEEEIMAFSKKKATSEIYQNQTFMTPGSNLRKDKDRKKEPGYRLELLCFDVRACETVGGRKDAEEGREGPRAPGRP from the exons ctctTTCAGTCTCACATTACAACAAAAACAGCTCATACGTCCTCACAAGTATCTGACCATGAACAGAAA CAAAAAGACAGCCCTCGCTCTTTAACCATGTCTGGCCATGTTGGTTTTGAGAGTCTGCCTGATCAGCTGGTCAACAGGTCGATCCAGCAAGGCTTCTGCTTTAATATTCTCTGTGTGG GGGAGACTGGAATTGGAAAATCAACGCTGATTGACACACTGTTTAATACTAATTTTGAAGACCATGAATCCTCACATTTTTACCCACATGTTAGACTTAAAGCACAGACGTATGAACTCCAGGAAAGTAACGTTCGATTGAAACTAACCATCGTGAATACAGTGGGATTTGGTGACCAAGTAAACAAAGAAGAGAG cTACCAACCAATAGTTGACTACATAGATGCTCAGTTTGAAGCTTACCTCCAAGAAGAGCTGAAGATCAAGCGCTCTCTCTTTAACTACCATGACTCCCGTGTCCACGTGTGCCTCTACTTCATCTCCCCGACAGGCCACTCCCTGAAGACACTGGATCTCTTGACCATGAAGAGCCTGGACAGCAAG gTGAACATTATACCAGTGATTGCCAAAGCAGATGCAATTTCTAAAACTGAATTACAGAAGTTTAAGATCAAGCTCATGAGTGAACTGGTCAGCAATGGTGTTCAGATATACCAATTCCCAACAGATGATGAAACTATTGCTAAGATCAATGCTTCAATGAAT GGACACCTGCCTTTTGCTGTGGTGGGAAGTATGGATGAAGTGAAAGTTGGAAATAAGATGGTCAAAGCTCGCCAGTATCCCTGGGGTGTCGTACAAG TGGAGAATGAAAACCACTGCGACTTTGTCAAGCTCCGGGAGATGCTCATTTGTACAAACATGGAGGATCTTCGAGACCAGACCCACACGAGGCATTATGAGCTGTACCGGCGCCGCAAGCTGGAGGAGATGGGCTTCATGGACGTGGGCCCAGAGAACCAGCCACTCAG TCTTCAGGAGACCTACGAAGccaagagacatgagttctatgGTGAGCgccagaggaaggaagaagagatgaaGCAGCTATTTGTGCAGCGCGTGAAGGAGAAAGAAGCCATCCTGAAAGAAGCTGAGAGAGAG CTCCAGGCCAAGTTTGAGCACCTTAAAAGAGTCCACCAAGAGGAGAAGCTGAGgctggaagagaagagaagacttCTGGAAGAAGAAATCATGGCTTTCTCCAAGAAGAAAGCTACTTCTGAGATATACCAGAACCAGACCTTTATGACCCCAGGCAGCAACCTGAGGAAGGACAAGGACCGCAAGAA ggaACCAGGCTATCGATTGGAACTCCTGTGCTTTGATGTCAGAGCTTGTGAAACGGTTGGTGGACGTAAAGATGCAGAGGAAGGTAGAGAGGGACCCCGTGCGCCAGGGCGGCCTTGA
- the SEPTIN10 gene encoding septin-10 isoform X3, which produces MASEVARHLLFQSHITTKTAHTSSQVSDHEQKQKDSPRSLTMSGHVGFESLPDQLVNRSIQQGFCFNILCVGETGIGKSTLIDTLFNTNFEDHESSHFYPHVRLKAQTYELQESNVRLKLTIVNTVGFGDQVNKEESYQPIVDYIDAQFEAYLQEELKIKRSLFNYHDSRVHVCLYFISPTGHSLKTLDLLTMKSLDSKVNIIPVIAKADAISKTELQKFKIKLMSELVSNGVQIYQFPTDDETIAKINASMNGHLPFAVVGSMDEVKVGNKMVKARQYPWGVVQVENENHCDFVKLREMLICTNMEDLRDQTHTRHYELYRRRKLEEMGFMDVGPENQPLSLQETYEAKRHEFYGERQRKEEEMKQLFVQRVKEKEAILKEAERELQAKFEHLKRVHQEEKLRLEEKRRLLEEEIMAFSKKKATSEIYQNQTFMTPGSNLRKDKDRKNSNFM; this is translated from the exons ctctTTCAGTCTCACATTACAACAAAAACAGCTCATACGTCCTCACAAGTATCTGACCATGAACAGAAA CAAAAAGACAGCCCTCGCTCTTTAACCATGTCTGGCCATGTTGGTTTTGAGAGTCTGCCTGATCAGCTGGTCAACAGGTCGATCCAGCAAGGCTTCTGCTTTAATATTCTCTGTGTGG GGGAGACTGGAATTGGAAAATCAACGCTGATTGACACACTGTTTAATACTAATTTTGAAGACCATGAATCCTCACATTTTTACCCACATGTTAGACTTAAAGCACAGACGTATGAACTCCAGGAAAGTAACGTTCGATTGAAACTAACCATCGTGAATACAGTGGGATTTGGTGACCAAGTAAACAAAGAAGAGAG cTACCAACCAATAGTTGACTACATAGATGCTCAGTTTGAAGCTTACCTCCAAGAAGAGCTGAAGATCAAGCGCTCTCTCTTTAACTACCATGACTCCCGTGTCCACGTGTGCCTCTACTTCATCTCCCCGACAGGCCACTCCCTGAAGACACTGGATCTCTTGACCATGAAGAGCCTGGACAGCAAG gTGAACATTATACCAGTGATTGCCAAAGCAGATGCAATTTCTAAAACTGAATTACAGAAGTTTAAGATCAAGCTCATGAGTGAACTGGTCAGCAATGGTGTTCAGATATACCAATTCCCAACAGATGATGAAACTATTGCTAAGATCAATGCTTCAATGAAT GGACACCTGCCTTTTGCTGTGGTGGGAAGTATGGATGAAGTGAAAGTTGGAAATAAGATGGTCAAAGCTCGCCAGTATCCCTGGGGTGTCGTACAAG TGGAGAATGAAAACCACTGCGACTTTGTCAAGCTCCGGGAGATGCTCATTTGTACAAACATGGAGGATCTTCGAGACCAGACCCACACGAGGCATTATGAGCTGTACCGGCGCCGCAAGCTGGAGGAGATGGGCTTCATGGACGTGGGCCCAGAGAACCAGCCACTCAG TCTTCAGGAGACCTACGAAGccaagagacatgagttctatgGTGAGCgccagaggaaggaagaagagatgaaGCAGCTATTTGTGCAGCGCGTGAAGGAGAAAGAAGCCATCCTGAAAGAAGCTGAGAGAGAG CTCCAGGCCAAGTTTGAGCACCTTAAAAGAGTCCACCAAGAGGAGAAGCTGAGgctggaagagaagagaagacttCTGGAAGAAGAAATCATGGCTTTCTCCAAGAAGAAAGCTACTTCTGAGATATACCAGAACCAGACCTTTATGACCCCAGGCAGCAACCTGAGGAAGGACAAGGACCGCAAGAA ctcCAATTTTATGTAA